A stretch of the Amia ocellicauda isolate fAmiCal2 chromosome 10, fAmiCal2.hap1, whole genome shotgun sequence genome encodes the following:
- the LOC136759658 gene encoding uncharacterized protein LOC136759658 yields the protein RHLIGEAEQRYNDVWKELPEDCLEGLDVQKQVASPSYRPMVNAYKVKCGGSLEMWESSGWIAPQDPYGWFQWYCRFYQGRRSANDPRQVGWWEKCAGANGRWRSNLLTKVLHSGCGWDNHAVSPTVRLTLQHWGYQLTEEAYQQSSKRVKPK from the exons AGGCATCTTATTGGCGAGGCTG AGCAGCGCTATAACGATGTGTGGAAGGAGCTTCCAGAAGATTGTCTGGAAGGTCTTGATGTCCAAAAACAG GTGGCCTCTCCGAGCTACAGGCCGATGGTGAATGCTTACAAGGTGAAGTGTGGAGGCAGCCTGGAGATGTGGGAGAGCAGTGGGTGGATTGCTCCTCAGGACCCCTATGGCTGGTTCCAGTGGTACTGTAG GTTTTACCAGGGCCGCCGCTCGGCCAACGACCCGCGCCAGGTGGGCTGGTGGGAGAAGTGTGCCGGGGCGAATGGGCGCtggaggagcaacctcctcaCCAAGGTGCTGCACTCAGGCTGCGGCTGGGACAACCACGCGGTCTCTCCCACGGTGCGGCTGACACTCCAGCACTGGGGCTACCAGCTGACCGAAGAGGCCTACCAGCAGAGCAGCAAGAGAGTCAAGCCCAAGTGa
- the nono gene encoding non-POU domain-containing octamer-binding protein isoform X2, whose product MQGNRGPRPDQQNHGPLRPPHMHEHQKQGPNANSNGQHAETSDQKNSGLTIDLQNFRKPGEKVYTQRSRLFVGNLPAGVTEEEIEKLFSKYGKPSEIFINKERSFGFIRLETKTMAEIAKAELDDTPFRGRQLRVRFATHGAALTVKNLPQFISNELLEEAFSIFGQVERAIVIVDDRGRPTGKGIVEFTAKPAARKALDRCADGAFLLTAFPRPVTVEPMEQCDEDEGLPEKVINKNQHFHKEREQPPRFAQPGTFEYEYAMRWKALIDMEKQQYEQVERNIKDAKEKLEAEMEAARHEHQVMMMRQDLIRRQEELRRMEELHNQELQKRKQMELRQEEERRRREDDMRMQHEDMMRRQQEGFKGSFPESREQEIRMHMAGQGMGMNRNAIGGNAAPPGAPNIPPEGAPLMQHNERFPMGGPMEAAGNSALPGAPGGFPRGPPGGADYGPNKRRKY is encoded by the exons ATGCAAGGCAACAGAGGGCCCCGTCCCGACCAGCAGAACCACGGACCCCTGAGACCCCCACACATGCATGAGCACCAGAAACAGGGGCCCAACGCCAACAGCAATGGACAGCACGCCGAGACCAGTGACCAGAAAA ACTCCGGGCTGACGATCGATCTGCAGAACTTCAGGAAGCCCGGGGAGAAGGTGTACACCCAGCGCAGCCGactgttcgtggggaacctgccGGCTGGCGTGACCGAAGAGGAGATCGAGAAACTCTTCTCAAAGTATGGGAAGCCATCGGAGATCTTCATCAACAAGGAGCGCAGCTTTGGCTTTATCAGACTG GAAACCAAAACCATGGCTGAGATCGCCAAAGCCGAGCTGGACGACACCCCGTTCAGAGGCCGGCAGCTGCGCGTCCGGTTCGCCACCCACGGAGCCGCCCTCACGGTCAAGAACCTGCCCCAGTTCATCTCCAACGAGCTGCTCGAGGAGGCCTTCTCGATATTTGGCCAGGTGGAGAGGGCCATCGTGATCGTGGATGACCGGGGAAGGCCAACTGGAAAGGGCATCGTGGAATTCACTGCCAAGCCTGCGGCCCGGAAAGCCCTGGACAGATGTGCTGACGGTGCCTTCCTGTTGACTGC CTTCCCCAGACCTGTGACTGTGGAGCCGATGGAGCAGTGTGATGAAGATGAGGGTCTGCCCGAAAAAGTGATCAATAAAAACCAGCATTTCCACAA GGAGAGGGAGCAGCCCCCGCGCTTTGCCCAGCCTGGCACCTTCGAGTACGAGTACGCCATGCGCTGGAAGGCCCTGATCGACATGGAGAAGCAGCAGTACGAGCAGGTGGAGAGGAACATCAAAGACGCCAAGGAGAAACTGGAGGCCGAGATGGAGGCGGCACGCCACGAGCACCAGGTCATGATGATGCGGCAAG ACCTGATCCGGCGCCAGGAGGAGCTGCGCAGGATGGAGGAGCTGCACAACCAGGAGCTGCAGAAGCGCAAGCAGATGGAGCTGCGCCAGGAGGAGGAGCGGCGCCGGCGGGAGGACGACATGAGGATGCAGCACGAGGACATGATGAGACGGCAGCAGGAGGGCTTCAAGGGCAGCTTCCCTGAGAGC aGAGAGCAGGAGATCCGGATGCACATGGCAG GACAAGGCATGGGGATGAACAGGAATGCGATCGGCGGGAACGCGGCGCCACCTGGAGCTCCCAACATCCCCCCCGAAGGAGCGCCGCTCATG CAGCACAATGAGCGCTTCCCTATGGGCGGCCCCATGGAGGCGGCGGGCAACAGCGCCCTCCCCGGAGCACCAGGCGGGTTCCCCCGAGGACCCCCGGGCGGTGCCGACTACGGCCCCAACAAGCGCCGAAAGTATTGA
- the nono gene encoding non-POU domain-containing octamer-binding protein isoform X1, whose translation MQGNRGPRPDQQNHGPLRPPHMHEHQKQGPNANSNGQHAETSDQKNSGLTIDLQNFRKPGEKVYTQRSRLFVGNLPAGVTEEEIEKLFSKYGKPSEIFINKERSFGFIRLETKTMAEIAKAELDDTPFRGRQLRVRFATHGAALTVKNLPQFISNELLEEAFSIFGQVERAIVIVDDRGRPTGKGIVEFTAKPAARKALDRCADGAFLLTAFPRPVTVEPMEQCDEDEGLPEKVINKNQHFHKEREQPPRFAQPGTFEYEYAMRWKALIDMEKQQYEQVERNIKDAKEKLEAEMEAARHEHQVMMMRQDLIRRQEELRRMEELHNQELQKRKQMELRQEEERRRREDDMRMQHEDMMRRQQEGFKGSFPESREQEIRMHMAGQGMGMNRNAIGGNAAPPGAPNIPPEGAPLMHNERFPMGGPMEAAGNSALPGAPGGFPRGPPGGADYGPNKRRKY comes from the exons ATGCAAGGCAACAGAGGGCCCCGTCCCGACCAGCAGAACCACGGACCCCTGAGACCCCCACACATGCATGAGCACCAGAAACAGGGGCCCAACGCCAACAGCAATGGACAGCACGCCGAGACCAGTGACCAGAAAA ACTCCGGGCTGACGATCGATCTGCAGAACTTCAGGAAGCCCGGGGAGAAGGTGTACACCCAGCGCAGCCGactgttcgtggggaacctgccGGCTGGCGTGACCGAAGAGGAGATCGAGAAACTCTTCTCAAAGTATGGGAAGCCATCGGAGATCTTCATCAACAAGGAGCGCAGCTTTGGCTTTATCAGACTG GAAACCAAAACCATGGCTGAGATCGCCAAAGCCGAGCTGGACGACACCCCGTTCAGAGGCCGGCAGCTGCGCGTCCGGTTCGCCACCCACGGAGCCGCCCTCACGGTCAAGAACCTGCCCCAGTTCATCTCCAACGAGCTGCTCGAGGAGGCCTTCTCGATATTTGGCCAGGTGGAGAGGGCCATCGTGATCGTGGATGACCGGGGAAGGCCAACTGGAAAGGGCATCGTGGAATTCACTGCCAAGCCTGCGGCCCGGAAAGCCCTGGACAGATGTGCTGACGGTGCCTTCCTGTTGACTGC CTTCCCCAGACCTGTGACTGTGGAGCCGATGGAGCAGTGTGATGAAGATGAGGGTCTGCCCGAAAAAGTGATCAATAAAAACCAGCATTTCCACAA GGAGAGGGAGCAGCCCCCGCGCTTTGCCCAGCCTGGCACCTTCGAGTACGAGTACGCCATGCGCTGGAAGGCCCTGATCGACATGGAGAAGCAGCAGTACGAGCAGGTGGAGAGGAACATCAAAGACGCCAAGGAGAAACTGGAGGCCGAGATGGAGGCGGCACGCCACGAGCACCAGGTCATGATGATGCGGCAAG ACCTGATCCGGCGCCAGGAGGAGCTGCGCAGGATGGAGGAGCTGCACAACCAGGAGCTGCAGAAGCGCAAGCAGATGGAGCTGCGCCAGGAGGAGGAGCGGCGCCGGCGGGAGGACGACATGAGGATGCAGCACGAGGACATGATGAGACGGCAGCAGGAGGGCTTCAAGGGCAGCTTCCCTGAGAGC aGAGAGCAGGAGATCCGGATGCACATGGCAG GACAAGGCATGGGGATGAACAGGAATGCGATCGGCGGGAACGCGGCGCCACCTGGAGCTCCCAACATCCCCCCCGAAGGAGCGCCGCTCATG CACAATGAGCGCTTCCCTATGGGCGGCCCCATGGAGGCGGCGGGCAACAGCGCCCTCCCCGGAGCACCAGGCGGGTTCCCCCGAGGACCCCCGGGCGGTGCCGACTACGGCCCCAACAAGCGCCGAAAGTATTGA